The Medicago truncatula cultivar Jemalong A17 chromosome 4, MtrunA17r5.0-ANR, whole genome shotgun sequence genome includes a region encoding these proteins:
- the LOC120579980 gene encoding uncharacterized protein DDB_G0284459-like yields MPPKQKEKGKSKDPRRRFTTHIADPATLATLTPFPRPPSSSSQGSTGSSQASAAAPAGGSGVVAPVGFILPTGYQLPPPPTFPHGQIGFMIPQHQQPPPPQHQQPPPQPQPQQGVDDDDEEMADYPQDEQERYIIVPSGNSFMPCKPAASAIRDIIQGRFHGFWKTYGDIPDDEKDAWFGLFEMKCT; encoded by the exons ATGCCTCcgaaacaaaaagagaaaggcAAGAGCAAGGACCCCAGGAGGCGGTTCACAACACACATTGCGGATCCAGCCACACTTGCCACATTGACTCCCTTTCCCAGACCACCCTCTTCTTCTAGCCAGGGATCGACTGGGTCATCCCAAGCTAGTGCTGCTGCACCCGCTGGAGGGTCTGGTGTTGTTGCACCTGTTGGTTTTATCCTCCCTACAGGTTACCAGTTGCCTCCTCCACCCACATTTCCTCATGGGCAGATCGGCTTTATGATccctcaacatcaacaaccccCACCACCCCAACATCAACAACCCCCGCCCCAACCCCAACCCCAACAgggtgttgatgatgatgatgaggagatGGCAGATTATCCGCAAGATGAACAAGAGCGTTACATCATTGTGCCTAGCGGGAACTC TTTCATGCCCTGCAAGCCAGCCGCCAGTGCCATTAGAGACATCATCCAGGGAAGGTTTCATGGATTTTGGAAGACTTATGGTGATATCCCAGATGATGAAAAGGATGCATGGTTTGGTCTTTTTGAG ATGAAGTGTACCTAG